One genomic window of Streptomyces sp. WP-1 includes the following:
- a CDS encoding MFS transporter, whose protein sequence is MKSRLVEEGPARTLVLGTLANSLGNGVFVTCSALYFTRIAGFTPAQLGLGLSIAGIAGLFAGVPFGHLADRRGPRGTAAALLVLAGLATGAYLLTDAYPLFIVFAFLYALFDRGAYAARQALIPAVLDGENLVRVRAKIRVVTNVGVSAGAALGGVALLWDTGTAYRLTFLLNALSFVVCGLVFLRLPAVPPAPQRPPGEPRLAVLRDTPYALLAVLNMVMQLHIPILEVILPLWIALHTGAPHALTAVLLLLNTLACVGLQVPVTKKIGELRSAVRAFRVAGVALLGCCAAFALSSGRGPWAATVTLVVAAALHVYGEMVQSAGSWVIGYELAPPDKQGQYQGLFNTGIAAVQMFGPVSLTLLLIDWGTPGWLTLGAVFLVGGLAMAPAVRWAERRRTGAAQAAPATATAA, encoded by the coding sequence ATGAAATCCCGTCTTGTCGAGGAAGGCCCCGCCCGCACCCTCGTGCTCGGCACACTCGCCAATTCCCTCGGAAACGGCGTCTTCGTGACCTGTTCCGCCCTCTATTTCACCCGGATCGCGGGCTTCACCCCGGCCCAGCTCGGCCTGGGCCTGAGCATCGCGGGCATCGCGGGACTGTTCGCGGGCGTTCCCTTCGGACACCTCGCCGACCGCAGGGGCCCGCGCGGCACCGCGGCGGCCCTCCTCGTCCTCGCGGGCCTCGCCACCGGCGCCTACCTGCTGACCGACGCGTACCCGCTGTTCATCGTGTTCGCCTTCCTGTACGCGCTGTTCGACCGCGGCGCCTACGCGGCCCGCCAGGCACTGATCCCGGCCGTGCTGGACGGCGAGAACCTGGTCCGGGTCCGCGCCAAGATCCGTGTCGTCACGAATGTGGGCGTCTCGGCCGGCGCCGCGCTCGGCGGCGTGGCCCTGCTGTGGGACACCGGCACCGCGTACCGGCTCACCTTCCTGCTCAACGCGCTGAGCTTCGTGGTCTGCGGCCTGGTGTTCCTGCGGCTGCCCGCCGTACCGCCCGCCCCGCAGCGCCCGCCGGGCGAACCGCGGCTCGCGGTGCTGCGCGACACCCCGTACGCGCTGCTCGCCGTGCTCAACATGGTGATGCAGCTGCACATCCCGATCCTCGAGGTGATCCTGCCGCTGTGGATCGCGCTGCACACCGGCGCCCCGCACGCGCTCACCGCCGTACTCCTCCTCCTGAACACCCTCGCCTGCGTCGGCCTCCAGGTCCCCGTGACCAAGAAGATCGGCGAACTGCGCTCCGCCGTCCGCGCCTTCCGCGTCGCCGGAGTGGCCCTGCTCGGCTGCTGCGCGGCCTTCGCGCTCTCCTCGGGCCGCGGCCCCTGGGCGGCGACCGTGACCCTGGTGGTGGCTGCGGCCCTGCATGTGTACGGCGAGATGGTCCAGTCGGCCGGCTCCTGGGTGATCGGCTACGAACTCGCCCCGCCCGACAAACAGGGCCAGTACCAGGGCCTGTTCAACACCGGCATCGCGGCGGTGCAGATGTTCGGCCCGGTCTCCCTGACCCTGCTTCTCATCGACTGGGGCACCCCCGGCTGGCTGACCCTGGGCGCGGTGTTCCTCGTCGGCGGCCTGGCGATGGCCCCGGCCGTGCGCTGGGCCGAGCGCCGCCGGACCGGGGCCGCACAAGCCGCCCCCGCGACGGCCACCGCCGCCTGA
- a CDS encoding SAM-dependent methyltransferase, giving the protein MPENSTPAEVVLVPVGQVVGGRSEVRDDDWGGETAVIRLDADQYGPEAVAGLDSFSHLEIVFHFDRVPVAKIETGARHPRGNTDWPRVGIFAQRGKNRPNRLGVSRCRLIKTDGLDLHVQGLDAVDGTPVLDIKPYMSEFGPQGDTTQPEWATTIMRDYY; this is encoded by the coding sequence ATGCCCGAGAACAGCACTCCCGCCGAGGTGGTTTTGGTTCCGGTGGGCCAGGTGGTCGGCGGACGGTCGGAGGTCCGCGACGACGACTGGGGCGGCGAGACGGCGGTCATCCGCCTGGACGCCGACCAGTACGGCCCCGAGGCGGTGGCCGGCCTGGACTCCTTCTCCCACCTGGAGATCGTCTTCCACTTCGACCGCGTACCGGTGGCGAAGATCGAGACGGGGGCCCGGCACCCGCGCGGCAACACCGACTGGCCGCGCGTCGGCATCTTCGCCCAGCGCGGCAAGAACCGCCCCAACCGCCTCGGCGTCTCCCGCTGCCGCCTGATCAAGACCGACGGCCTCGACCTCCACGTCCAGGGCCTGGACGCCGTCGACGGCACCCCCGTCCTCGACATCAAGCCGTACATGAGCGAGTTCGGCCCCCAGGGCGACACCACTCAGCCCGAGTGGGCCACCACCATCATGCGCGACTACTACTGA
- a CDS encoding trans-aconitate 2-methyltransferase produces MPREWDAKTYDSLPLPHQQWGKRTLGRLNLKGGETVLDAGCGTGRDTAALLDLVPEGRVIGVDGSSRMLDQLRAKLADRLDRLEVLQADLTKPLPISGQVDAITSVATFHWITDHAALFANLAEQLRPGGQFVAECGGQGNVALINAAVGEVLGKTSEDEPEGKDKVWYFAGVEETTERLRDAGFTDIDVNLLPDPARLEPGEQLWSYLATVVLGSHLDKLPESDHEEFVRAVAARLPEPVVDYVRLNITAHRA; encoded by the coding sequence GTGCCCCGTGAATGGGATGCCAAGACATACGACTCGCTGCCCCTGCCGCACCAGCAGTGGGGCAAGCGCACCCTCGGCAGGCTGAATCTCAAGGGCGGCGAGACCGTCCTGGACGCCGGCTGCGGCACCGGCCGGGACACGGCCGCGCTGCTCGACCTGGTCCCCGAGGGCCGGGTGATCGGCGTGGACGGCTCCAGCCGGATGCTCGACCAGTTGCGCGCCAAGCTGGCCGACCGGCTGGACCGGCTGGAGGTCCTCCAGGCCGACCTCACCAAGCCGCTGCCGATCTCCGGCCAGGTCGACGCGATCACCAGCGTGGCCACCTTCCACTGGATCACCGACCACGCGGCGCTGTTCGCCAACCTCGCCGAACAGCTGCGGCCCGGCGGCCAGTTCGTCGCCGAGTGCGGCGGCCAGGGCAATGTCGCCCTGATCAACGCGGCCGTGGGGGAGGTGCTCGGCAAGACGTCCGAGGACGAGCCCGAGGGCAAGGACAAGGTCTGGTACTTCGCCGGTGTGGAGGAGACCACCGAGCGGCTGCGGGACGCCGGGTTCACCGACATCGACGTCAACCTGCTGCCCGACCCGGCGCGGCTGGAGCCCGGCGAGCAGCTGTGGAGCTACCTGGCCACCGTCGTCCTCGGCTCCCACCTCGACAAGCTCCCCGAGTCCGACCACGAGGAGTTCGTGCGCGCGGTCGCCGCCCGCCTGCCCGAACCGGTCGTCGACTACGTCCGGCTCAACATCACCGCCCACCGGGCCTGA
- a CDS encoding radical SAM protein, translating to MSVTTTDGTPVDLELNLGRLLDRNPQLQIPRDEYNINVTSNEGDRLGAEELAAEYGRFPGAGHPAHLYFHLPLCNYICHFCNYVKRLVPRGKEDGALRLWSDLLIEESRRYLDRYDWIPRARIESFYIGGGTAALLLNSPEYIRPLVEHVRENYDLSDEIEFNIEGNPENFQQHHLDTARELGFNRFSLGVQSLQDEVNDFTKRRHSTAQSIEAVKNLLATGCPFNVDMMFGLPYQTPESVRRDMEILTGLGVPTITIYRLRNADREEMGIGNRAVWNNPAVRERLIREGRFPELDSTYAMRQEAVEVLLEQGYYPSPCGWWSRPGTYEGGNIPQTSKNKWEHYNTMIAYGPGAYGWLTGDQEEFLQTHNITDISKYVSFMQNNEGLPLNFGRRLSGHKAIGTALGFNFKANQPIDLARYQERFGADLLEMEPFASAFTELIERGLVEKVNDGAALKPTLDGEALHEEIIFHYFHQRIGLSDAPVCRR from the coding sequence ATGTCTGTCACCACCACCGACGGCACGCCGGTCGATCTGGAGCTCAACCTCGGCCGCCTCCTCGACCGCAACCCCCAGCTGCAGATCCCCCGCGACGAGTACAACATCAACGTCACCTCGAACGAGGGCGACCGGCTCGGAGCAGAGGAACTCGCCGCCGAGTACGGCCGGTTCCCGGGCGCCGGACACCCGGCCCACCTGTACTTCCACCTCCCGCTGTGCAACTACATCTGTCATTTCTGCAACTACGTCAAACGCCTGGTGCCACGCGGCAAGGAGGACGGCGCCCTGCGGCTGTGGTCCGACCTCCTCATCGAGGAGTCCCGCCGCTACCTGGACCGCTACGACTGGATACCCCGGGCGCGCATCGAGTCCTTCTACATCGGCGGCGGCACCGCGGCCCTGCTGCTCAACAGCCCCGAGTACATCAGGCCGTTGGTCGAGCACGTCCGGGAGAACTACGACCTCTCGGACGAGATCGAGTTCAACATCGAGGGCAACCCGGAGAACTTCCAGCAGCACCACCTCGACACCGCCCGGGAGCTGGGCTTCAACCGGTTCAGCCTCGGTGTGCAGTCGCTCCAGGACGAGGTGAACGACTTCACCAAGCGCCGCCACTCCACGGCCCAGTCCATCGAGGCCGTCAAGAACCTGCTCGCGACCGGCTGCCCCTTCAACGTCGACATGATGTTCGGACTGCCGTACCAGACACCGGAGTCGGTGCGCCGCGACATGGAGATCCTCACCGGTCTCGGCGTCCCCACCATCACCATCTACCGGCTGCGCAACGCCGACCGCGAGGAGATGGGCATCGGCAACCGCGCGGTCTGGAACAACCCCGCGGTGCGCGAACGTCTCATCCGCGAAGGCCGGTTCCCGGAGCTGGACTCGACGTACGCGATGCGCCAGGAGGCCGTCGAGGTCCTGCTGGAGCAGGGCTACTACCCGAGCCCCTGCGGCTGGTGGAGCCGGCCCGGCACCTACGAGGGCGGCAACATCCCGCAGACCTCGAAGAACAAGTGGGAGCACTACAACACCATGATCGCGTACGGTCCCGGGGCCTACGGCTGGCTCACCGGCGACCAGGAGGAGTTCCTCCAGACGCACAACATCACCGACATCAGCAAGTACGTGTCGTTCATGCAGAACAACGAGGGCCTGCCGCTCAACTTCGGCCGCCGGCTCAGCGGCCACAAGGCCATCGGCACCGCGCTCGGCTTCAACTTCAAGGCCAACCAGCCGATCGACCTCGCCCGCTACCAGGAGCGCTTCGGCGCCGACCTGCTGGAGATGGAGCCGTTCGCCTCCGCCTTCACCGAGCTGATCGAGCGCGGACTGGTCGAGAAGGTCAACGACGGCGCCGCCCTCAAGCCGACCCTCGACGGCGAGGCGCTGCACGAGGAGATCATCTTCCACTACTTCCACCAGCGCATCGGCCTGTCCGACGCGCCCGTGTGCCGGCGGTGA
- a CDS encoding amino acid adenylation domain-containing protein, with amino-acid sequence MGVGLIHRAVAHRARTRPDALAVVDGSTRLDYATLDAAADAWAAGLAAAGAGPGTLVPVLLPRSARLYVALLAVLKCGAGYAALDPRWPRERVESVLGQLGGPVLVTDAGEASDGMPGKRFGRWPVWQPPAGCGEFAAREGGTAFAAYDGPADVPATVFFTSGTSGTPKGVVSPHAATTRLFTADGPLAFGPGTVMLQAAPSSWDAFSLELWGTLTTGGTCVTAAEDYLLPDTLRRLIDTCALDTAWLTSSLFNLFTEIDPDCFRGLRRLYIGGERLSAAHVGQFLAAHPDIRLFNGYGPVESCVFATVHPITAADCAAPHGVPVGRPVPGTRVHVLDGAGRECPPGVTGELCVSGAGLALGYLGDPDLTAACFTEHPSAGTRLYRTGDHGLRDADGVLHFTGRTDRQVKIRGYRIEPEEIETHAAELPGITHCVAVPVPGELGNYDRLALFYTSAADTEEDPVLLRRSLSLRLPAHAVPDVVRRVERLPVTANGKVDRSELLATLDG; translated from the coding sequence ATGGGAGTCGGCCTCATCCACCGGGCGGTCGCACACCGGGCCAGGACCCGGCCGGACGCACTGGCCGTGGTGGACGGGTCCACCCGGCTCGACTACGCCACCCTCGACGCGGCGGCGGACGCCTGGGCGGCCGGGCTGGCGGCGGCCGGCGCGGGTCCGGGCACCCTGGTCCCCGTCCTGCTGCCGCGCTCGGCCCGGCTGTACGTCGCCCTGCTCGCGGTGCTCAAGTGCGGTGCCGGATATGCCGCGCTGGATCCGCGGTGGCCCCGGGAGCGGGTCGAGTCCGTGCTCGGGCAGCTGGGCGGTCCGGTGCTGGTGACGGACGCCGGGGAGGCATCGGACGGGATGCCCGGGAAACGTTTCGGGCGGTGGCCGGTGTGGCAACCACCGGCCGGATGCGGCGAGTTCGCCGCCCGGGAGGGCGGGACCGCGTTCGCTGCCTACGACGGGCCGGCGGACGTCCCCGCCACGGTCTTCTTCACGTCCGGCACCAGCGGCACTCCGAAGGGCGTGGTGTCCCCGCACGCGGCCACCACCCGGCTGTTCACGGCGGACGGGCCCCTCGCCTTCGGCCCCGGCACGGTCATGCTGCAGGCGGCCCCCTCGTCCTGGGACGCCTTCTCGCTGGAGCTGTGGGGGACGCTCACCACCGGCGGCACCTGCGTCACCGCCGCCGAGGACTACCTCCTGCCGGACACCCTGCGCCGTCTGATCGACACATGCGCCCTCGACACCGCCTGGCTCACGTCCTCCCTGTTCAACCTGTTCACCGAGATCGACCCGGACTGCTTCCGGGGCCTGCGCCGCCTCTACATCGGCGGGGAGCGGCTGTCGGCCGCGCATGTGGGCCAGTTCCTCGCCGCACATCCGGACATCCGGCTGTTCAACGGCTACGGGCCGGTGGAGAGTTGCGTGTTCGCCACCGTGCACCCCATCACCGCGGCGGACTGCGCGGCACCGCACGGCGTCCCCGTCGGCCGCCCGGTCCCCGGCACCCGGGTGCATGTGCTGGACGGGGCCGGGCGGGAGTGTCCGCCCGGGGTCACCGGCGAGCTGTGCGTCAGCGGCGCGGGGCTGGCACTCGGCTACCTCGGCGACCCGGACCTCACCGCCGCGTGCTTCACCGAGCACCCGTCGGCCGGCACCCGGCTCTACCGGACCGGCGACCACGGCCTCAGGGACGCCGACGGCGTCCTCCACTTCACCGGACGCACCGACCGCCAGGTCAAGATCCGCGGCTACCGCATCGAGCCGGAGGAGATCGAGACCCACGCGGCCGAACTGCCCGGCATCACGCACTGCGTCGCCGTCCCGGTCCCCGGCGAACTGGGCAACTACGACCGGCTCGCGCTGTTCTACACCTCCGCCGCCGACACGGAGGAGGACCCGGTGCTGCTGCGCCGCTCCCTGTCCCTGCGGCTGCCCGCGCACGCCGTGCCGGACGTTGTACGGCGCGTTGAGCGACTGCCGGTGACGGCGAACGGGAAGGTCGACCGGTCGGAGCTGCTCGCCACCCTCGACGGGTGA
- a CDS encoding acetyl-CoA carboxylase biotin carboxylase subunit family protein has product MAHSALPTLLVVHDRGSATAWRILSAARGLCRVIFLCEPRNPSYDSELAQLGRHAEIADTTGLGEAEVCRLAESLAPAGVLTFSEHRLRLTAAIAEHCGLRFHSRATAAALTDKYRQRQVLSEAGVQHTGCVLVRDPEEAAAALDRVGTPAVLKPRHGAGSVDTCLITSPGELRFHLAEFTTDGERDFVLEEFLPGDPTRTGPGWADFVSVESLVVDGEPRTAAVNGKPPLVPPFRETGHVLPAPVTAEVAAEVERLAEAAVRALGIRHGITHTEIKFTPRGPRIIEVNGRLGGFIAEIVQRRTGYDMVAAALRLALGLPITGPDPARLHGDRVTFQYLLIPPPGPLRPGPPALLDDLGNLPGVDLVDVSPAADWRTDWRRGTIGAIGTVYGSAADHTELRTLFSQLGERLDQFWRDTDLPRTGAPRPIDTVDHSIDVSTL; this is encoded by the coding sequence ATGGCACACTCCGCGCTCCCCACCCTGCTGGTCGTCCACGACCGGGGCTCCGCCACCGCCTGGCGCATCCTCTCGGCGGCACGCGGACTGTGCCGGGTGATCTTCCTGTGCGAGCCCCGGAACCCTTCGTATGACAGCGAGTTGGCGCAGCTCGGCAGGCACGCCGAGATCGCCGACACCACCGGGCTCGGCGAGGCGGAGGTGTGCCGGCTCGCCGAGAGCCTGGCCCCCGCGGGCGTCCTCACCTTCAGCGAGCACCGGCTGCGCCTGACGGCCGCGATCGCCGAGCACTGCGGGCTGCGCTTCCACTCCCGCGCCACCGCGGCGGCTCTCACCGACAAGTACCGGCAACGGCAGGTACTTTCGGAGGCGGGCGTCCAGCACACCGGATGCGTCCTCGTTCGCGACCCGGAGGAAGCGGCCGCCGCACTCGACCGGGTGGGGACACCCGCGGTCCTCAAACCGCGGCATGGCGCGGGCAGCGTGGATACCTGCCTGATCACCTCGCCCGGCGAACTCCGCTTCCATCTTGCGGAGTTCACCACCGACGGTGAGCGCGACTTCGTCCTGGAGGAGTTCCTGCCCGGGGACCCCACCCGGACCGGCCCCGGCTGGGCCGACTTCGTCTCCGTGGAGTCCCTGGTCGTCGACGGCGAACCGCGCACCGCCGCCGTCAACGGAAAACCGCCGCTGGTCCCGCCGTTCCGGGAGACCGGCCATGTCCTGCCGGCCCCGGTGACGGCCGAAGTCGCCGCCGAGGTCGAACGGCTGGCCGAGGCGGCGGTGCGGGCCCTCGGCATCCGGCACGGCATCACCCACACCGAGATCAAGTTCACCCCCCGGGGACCGAGAATCATCGAGGTCAACGGGCGGCTCGGCGGATTCATCGCGGAGATCGTGCAACGCCGCACCGGCTACGACATGGTGGCCGCCGCCCTGCGCCTGGCCCTGGGCCTGCCCATCACCGGCCCGGACCCCGCCCGGCTGCACGGGGACCGGGTGACCTTCCAGTACCTGCTGATCCCGCCCCCCGGCCCGCTGCGGCCCGGCCCGCCCGCGCTCCTCGACGACCTCGGGAACCTGCCCGGCGTCGACCTGGTCGACGTCTCCCCGGCCGCCGACTGGCGGACCGACTGGCGCCGGGGCACGATCGGCGCGATCGGCACGGTCTACGGATCGGCCGCCGACCACACCGAGCTGAGGACGCTGTTCAGCCAACTCGGCGAGCGACTCGACCAGTTCTGGCGCGATACGGACCTACCGCGTACCGGCGCGCCACGACCGATCGATACGGTGGACCACTCGATCGACGTATCGACCCTTTGA
- a CDS encoding PLP-dependent transferase: protein MHPSAPTAAVTASPAPAHEPARRVEDAFAALHGADTALLVPGVVAATTATLLALTNPGGHLIASDQTPDPLRGVLTQELAGLGRTVTFVDSTDADTVLTAVRPETQVVYTQSLSDPLMRPAPLNEIAIHAQMNDLLLVVDNTALSPAELRPLETGAVIVIEDTAPYLDGWGDVGAALVTGLDRYLPRIAEQCARLGGEVPDWSAHLLERSLSTLQLRMTAQRDGAERIAGMLRAHPAVRAVHRPSFDEAPWALETHRGFGGLLSFEVVQEIHDLTGILAACDGGHTPLGSTARLPARTSHAHLSERVRRERGITRRLVRLAVGVTGADALSGRLRRALDTALAQRNGGDERC from the coding sequence ATGCACCCTTCCGCACCGACCGCCGCGGTGACGGCGTCCCCGGCCCCGGCCCACGAGCCGGCCCGCCGCGTCGAGGACGCCTTCGCCGCCCTGCACGGCGCCGACACCGCGCTGCTGGTCCCCGGTGTCGTCGCGGCCACCACCGCCACGTTGCTCGCCCTCACCAACCCGGGCGGCCACCTCATCGCCTCCGACCAGACCCCCGACCCGCTGCGCGGCGTCCTCACCCAGGAACTCGCGGGGCTCGGCCGCACGGTGACCTTCGTCGACAGCACCGACGCGGACACCGTCCTGACCGCCGTACGGCCCGAGACCCAGGTCGTGTACACGCAGTCCCTCAGCGATCCGCTGATGCGCCCGGCCCCGCTCAACGAGATCGCCATCCACGCCCAGATGAACGACCTGCTGCTGGTCGTGGACAACACCGCGCTGTCCCCGGCCGAACTGCGGCCCCTGGAGACCGGCGCCGTGATCGTCATCGAGGACACGGCGCCCTACCTCGACGGCTGGGGCGACGTCGGCGCCGCCCTCGTCACCGGCCTGGACCGGTACCTGCCGAGGATCGCCGAGCAGTGCGCGCGGCTCGGCGGCGAGGTGCCCGACTGGTCCGCCCATCTGCTCGAACGTTCCCTGTCCACCCTTCAGCTGAGGATGACCGCGCAGCGGGACGGCGCCGAGCGGATCGCCGGGATGCTGCGCGCCCACCCCGCCGTACGGGCCGTACACCGGCCGTCGTTCGACGAGGCGCCCTGGGCGCTGGAGACCCACCGGGGCTTCGGCGGGCTGCTGTCCTTCGAGGTCGTACAAGAGATCCACGACCTCACCGGCATCCTGGCCGCCTGCGACGGCGGCCACACCCCCCTCGGCAGCACGGCCCGGCTGCCTGCCCGCACCAGCCACGCCCACCTCAGCGAACGGGTACGCCGGGAGAGGGGCATCACCCGCCGACTCGTCCGCCTGGCGGTGGGCGTCACCGGCGCGGACGCCCTGTCCGGCCGGCTGCGGCGGGCCCTGGACACCGCCCTCGCACAGCGCAACGGAGGTGACGAGCGATGCTGA
- a CDS encoding alpha/beta fold hydrolase, with protein MSVAGPEDRVLPTPALAGHGSGVPLLDYDAVPGRSGSGGAPGSMLLLHGFGGDKTQLRPIGDALCPPGAVAVHPSLRAHGDSHQPAWGYSVLDFSADLHRVADILPDEVHLVGYSYGGLVAAVSAVTWGASRVRSLVVIDQSFDAHPALHEADEWAEGSLLRWTYDFGHLPDLLERLGIPVLVLAGADSRNILPDERERLAARGGGMLRLETIRGSHADCYRNTAEITAVMRDFYQNGFPGIPGREIAEEGAAA; from the coding sequence ATGAGCGTTGCCGGACCGGAAGACCGTGTTCTTCCCACACCGGCCCTGGCGGGACACGGCAGCGGTGTCCCACTGCTGGACTACGACGCCGTTCCCGGGCGCTCCGGGTCCGGCGGCGCCCCCGGCAGCATGCTCCTGCTGCACGGATTCGGCGGCGACAAGACCCAGTTGCGGCCCATCGGCGACGCCCTGTGCCCGCCGGGTGCCGTCGCCGTCCACCCCTCGCTGCGCGCCCACGGCGACAGCCACCAGCCGGCCTGGGGCTACTCCGTACTGGACTTCTCCGCCGACCTGCACCGCGTCGCCGACATCCTCCCCGACGAGGTGCACCTGGTCGGATACTCGTACGGCGGCCTGGTGGCGGCCGTCTCCGCGGTCACCTGGGGAGCGTCCCGGGTACGCAGCCTGGTGGTGATCGACCAGTCCTTCGACGCGCACCCCGCGCTGCACGAGGCCGACGAATGGGCCGAGGGCAGCCTGCTGCGCTGGACCTACGACTTCGGACACCTGCCGGACCTGCTGGAGCGCCTCGGCATCCCGGTCCTGGTGCTGGCCGGCGCCGACAGCCGCAACATCCTGCCCGACGAACGCGAGCGCCTCGCGGCCCGCGGCGGCGGAATGCTCCGGCTCGAAACCATCCGGGGATCGCACGCCGACTGCTATCGCAATACGGCCGAGATCACCGCGGTGATGCGTGATTTCTACCAGAACGGATTCCCCGGGATTCCCGGCAGGGAAATCGCCGAGGAGGGCGCAGCCGCATGA
- a CDS encoding non-ribosomal peptide synthetase produces MTHPNPTTDPGRDGVELQLADVWRRLLGRHDVGIHDDFFTLGGHSLLAIKLTVEVRRLFHVDLTAADLLAAATVAELAEIVRRGTADRQGQLVRIQQGTGGSPVYALPPVSGTVLLYPPIARAMGLDQPFWAVQSLGLLPGEEPLTSIEEISEHFIEQLRTVHPEGAEWNLMGYSMGGLLAYETARRLKERGERVGLVGLLDTRITVEPSADPDFALRALLWRGLKLELDIDWLRGLDPDARAKALVERAVEAGTMPADFDADRLRRMIDMYRFNLDALAAYEIKPYDGPVTVFRVTDRSMEGGTLPEDLGWSEVAERAVVVDVPGDHFTMVEPGQVEVLGRRLREQLDLASAPAVAS; encoded by the coding sequence ATGACCCACCCCAACCCGACCACGGACCCCGGGCGCGACGGAGTGGAACTCCAACTGGCAGATGTATGGCGCCGGTTGCTGGGCCGCCACGACGTCGGCATCCACGACGACTTCTTCACGCTCGGCGGTCACTCGCTGCTCGCCATCAAGCTGACCGTCGAGGTCCGCAGGCTCTTCCACGTCGACCTGACCGCCGCCGACCTGCTCGCCGCGGCCACCGTCGCCGAGCTCGCGGAGATCGTCCGCCGGGGCACGGCCGACCGGCAGGGCCAGCTGGTCCGCATCCAGCAGGGCACGGGCGGCAGCCCGGTGTACGCCCTGCCCCCGGTGTCCGGAACCGTGCTGCTCTACCCGCCCATCGCCCGCGCCATGGGCCTCGACCAGCCCTTCTGGGCCGTGCAGTCGCTCGGACTGCTGCCCGGCGAGGAGCCGCTGACCTCGATCGAGGAGATCTCCGAGCACTTCATCGAGCAGCTGCGCACCGTCCACCCCGAGGGCGCCGAGTGGAACCTGATGGGCTACTCGATGGGCGGACTGCTCGCCTACGAGACCGCCCGCCGCCTCAAGGAACGCGGCGAACGCGTCGGACTCGTCGGCCTGCTCGACACCCGGATCACCGTCGAGCCCAGCGCCGACCCGGACTTCGCGCTGCGCGCCCTGCTGTGGCGCGGGCTCAAGCTGGAGCTGGACATCGACTGGCTCCGCGGCCTGGACCCGGACGCCCGGGCGAAGGCCCTGGTGGAACGGGCCGTGGAGGCCGGCACCATGCCCGCCGACTTCGACGCCGACCGGCTGCGCCGCATGATCGACATGTACCGGTTCAACCTGGACGCCCTCGCCGCCTACGAGATCAAGCCGTACGACGGCCCCGTCACCGTCTTCCGGGTCACCGACCGCTCGATGGAGGGCGGGACGCTCCCCGAGGACCTGGGCTGGAGCGAGGTCGCCGAGCGCGCCGTCGTCGTCGACGTCCCCGGCGACCACTTCACGATGGTCGAGCCCGGCCAGGTCGAGGTCCTGGGCCGCCGGCTGCGCGAACAGCTCGACCTGGCGTCCGCGCCGGCCGTCGCCTCCTGA
- a CDS encoding SAM-dependent methyltransferase: MQEPNGTPPSYVFHPIGVVRSPRDVPEHDHWGKVTSVIELDPERLRPEAVTGLERFSHLEIVFHFHLIPETAVVTGDRHPRDRTDLPRLGILAQRLKERPNRLGVSRCELVRADGLNLHVRALDALDGTPVLDVKPYQRLFAPRPETVREPAWLHEAMSQYYAP; the protein is encoded by the coding sequence GTGCAGGAGCCGAACGGCACCCCGCCCTCGTACGTCTTCCACCCCATCGGCGTCGTCCGCTCGCCCCGTGACGTGCCCGAGCACGACCACTGGGGCAAGGTCACCTCCGTCATCGAGCTGGACCCGGAGCGGCTGCGGCCCGAGGCCGTGACCGGCCTGGAGCGGTTCTCGCACCTGGAGATCGTCTTCCACTTCCATCTGATCCCCGAGACCGCGGTCGTCACCGGCGACCGCCACCCCCGGGACCGCACGGACCTGCCCCGCCTCGGCATCCTCGCCCAGCGCCTGAAGGAACGCCCCAACCGGCTCGGTGTCTCGCGCTGCGAACTGGTCCGGGCCGACGGCCTGAACCTGCACGTCCGGGCGCTCGACGCGCTGGACGGCACCCCGGTCCTCGACGTCAAGCCGTATCAGCGGCTCTTCGCACCGCGACCGGAGACGGTCCGCGAACCGGCCTGGCTGCACGAGGCGATGTCCCAGTACTACGCCCCCTGA